Proteins co-encoded in one Salvia splendens isolate huo1 chromosome 4, SspV2, whole genome shotgun sequence genomic window:
- the LOC121800936 gene encoding uncharacterized protein LOC121800936 — protein sequence MVEIVRQIRGRIKEAQDRQKSYADVRRTDLQLKAGDKVFLKVSPSKGITRFGVKGKLKSRFTGPYEILEEVGPVAYRLALLPSFGNLHKIFHVSQFRKYMFDHKHIVHQEEMVLEPDLNYEEKSEAILDRKVKESRNKSVVTVKVLWKYHS from the coding sequence ATGGTAGAAATTGTCAGACAGATCCGAGGGagaatcaaggaagctcaagataggcaaaaATCTTACGCAGATGTTCGCAGAACTGATCTACAGTTAAAGGCGGGAGACAAagtctttctgaaagtatccccgtcaaaagggataacGAGATTCGGTGTCAAAGGCAAGCTAAAGTCGCGTTTCACCGGACCCTATGAAATCCTGGAAGAAGTCGGTCCCGTGGCGTATAGACTGGCGCTACTACCGAGTTTTGGAAATCTGCACAAAATTTTCCATGTGTCGCAATTCAGGAAATACATGTTTGACCACAAACACATAGTccaccaagaagaaatggtgttagaaccagatttaaaCTATGAAGAAAAATCAGAGGCAATCCTGGATCGGAAAGTGAAAGAATCGAGGAATAAATCTGTTGTGACAGTGAAAGTTCTGTGGAAGTATCAcagctag